The Microbacterium luteum nucleotide sequence GGCCGTGGATGACGACCGACAGCGCGATCGCCAGGAGCACCGCCGGAAGGACCAGATCGTCGCCGGTGCGGCGCTCTGCCAGGCACGCATAGAGAAGCGCGGACACCCCCACCGGGCCGAACCAGCTCATGAATGCCGTCTCGGTCCGGGAGTGCAGGCGCGCGTAGATGGGGCGCGTCAGCCACATGCCGGCGATCCGGCGTGCGATCAGCGCGAGCACGAGAACGATCGGTAGCGCCCACCCTTCCGCCGCCCAGCGGTCGAACGGGAGGAGAGCGCCGATGACCGCGAACAGGGGCAGGATGAGCACGCGACCGAGCTCGTCGATCTCGCGTCCGAGTTCGGCGCGGAGGTCGTCGGTCAGGCGGTTGCCGAACGCCGCGCCCGCCACGAAGACCCCCAGCACGGCATCCGTCTCGATGACCCGCAGACCGGCGAGGATCGCGAGCGCCAGCGCGAGGGCATAGCCGAGGTAGCTCGTCGAGTTCGACCATCCCCGGGCGATGACCGTGTCGAGGAGCCAGCCTGCGGCCCAGCCGAGGCCGAAGCCCACGACCACGGGCACCGCGACCTCCCACAGGAGCGTCGTCGTCAGCCACTCGCGCCACGCCTCGGCGCCCCCGGTGGTCACGAGCAGCAGCGGCAGCATGAGGATCAGATATGCGAGCCCGTCGTTCAGCCCGCTCTCCGACGAGAGGTTCAGACGCACCCGCTTCGGGATGCGCTCCTCTGCGACGGTGCCGGTGACGATCGGCGTGGTCACGACCGGATCGGTCGGCGTGATCGCTGCCGCGATCAGCATGGCCGACAGAAGGGGGATGCCCAGCAGCAGCACCGCCCCGGTCGCGACGGCGAACATCACGACCATGCCGACGGCGATGCTGGCGACGATCCAGCGCAGGTTCGCGCGCCAGTATCCCCGCGGGAACCTCAGCGCGACGCCGAGCAGCGACACCGCGAGCACGACCCGTGCCACCGACTCGAGCACCTCTGTCGATCCGAGGCCCCACGCGGTCGGCTGCACGACCCCCGCCGCGAACGGCCCGAGCAGGGCGCCGCAGGCGAGTGCGATCAGGAGCGGGGGCACCCCCGTGCGCTGCAGCTTCACCGACAGGGCGCTGAGCACGAACGTGAGAGCACCGATCACGGCGACAGCAAGCATCCGACCCCTTCCGCATGGTGCGAGACCGGGCGGATCACCCGGTCTCGCGCCGACTCGCGGCTACGATAGCGCGTCGCGCACGACGCCCTCGGCCTTGTCGATGAAGCCCGGCTTCGCATCGGTGCCGTAGTAGCGCGGATCGGGTGTGGTCGGCGGCGGCATCGGCACCGAGGTGCCGGGGCCGTCCTCATAGCGGAATTCGCCCTTGCCGTCGGGCGTCGGCCCGGAGGCCCAGGAGCCCTCCGCCGCTGCCTGGCCGTCGGAGAAGTTGTAGTACGTGTAGGCGTGCTCGCGCGCCTCTTTGCTGAGCGGGAAGTTGCTCGGAACGGGCAGGTCCTCCACGCCCTCCTCGCGCAACTCGGCCGCGGCGGCGATCCACTGGTTCTGATGCATGGTGTCGCGCGCGAGAAGGAAGGACAGCATGTCCCGCACGCCGCTGTCATCTGTCATGTGGTAGATCCGGGCCACCTGGGTGCGGCCCTGCATCTCCGCGTTGGCGTTGGCGGTGAAGTCGGCGAGAAGGTTGCCGCTGGCGGTGATGTACGACCCCTGCCACGGGTTGCCGTTGCTGTCGACGGGGCGAACGCCGGCCCCGGCGACGATCGCCGACTGCACGTCCATGCCGCCCACCACGGCGGCGAGCGTCGGGTCCGATGCCACGGCCTCCTCGCTCTGCGACACGGGTGCCTTCTCGAGCAGCTGCGCGATCATCACCGCCAGCATCTCGACATGTCCCATCTCCTCGGCGCCGATGCCGTACAGCAGATCGCGGTACTTGCCCGGCAGATGGCAGTTGACGGCCTGGAAGCCGTACTGCATGGCCACCGTGATCTCGCCGTACTGTCCGCCGAGCACCTCCTGAAGCCGCCGGGCGAAGATCGCATCGGGCTTGTCGGGCGTGGCGGCGAATTGCAACTCCTGCTTGTGGAAGAACATCGTCTTCCCCTTCCTGTGCGCGTGAGCGGTTGTGCTCGGACGCTAGGGTCGGAGACCCCGAATCACCGCGGGGGTTGACAGGCGCCGAGATCAGGCTCTGGTGTCATCCATGAACAGGGTGGAGGCGTCGACCAGGCGACGCAGGAAGATCGCCGGCTCGATGCGCTGGGCCATCGTCGAGGTCGAGACGGTCGTCGACGGCAGTGCACCGAGGTAGCGCTCGAGCGCGTCCTTCGCGTCGCGCACCCGGTCATCGAGGCCGTCGTCGTCGATCGGCGTCTTCGTGAGCGTGGCGCTGGCGCGGATCGCGTCGGCGAACAGGCGCTGCACCTCGTCGTCCATCTCGCGGAGCGTCGCGGGATGACGCCCCGAGACGACCTCGGCGAGGTCGCGCGTGGCGGCGACGGTGAGGTCCATCGATCGCAGGCGACGCGCGTTCTCCTGCTGCTCGGCGAGGTGGCGCCGCCCCCGGGGGTTGGCGCGGGCGGAGTCCTCGGCCTCGGCGACCTCGCGTCGGACCTCTTCGGTCATCGCGTCCAGGTGCGACAGGGCGGCGTCCACCTGGGCGGCATCCGGCTCGCGCACGTGATCGGCGAGGGTGTCGAGGAACGCCGCGGCGGCTTCGCGCAGGTCGGTGAGCTTGCCACTGGCCCACTCGAAATACAGCGGCGGAACGACGACGAGGTTCACGACGAGCCCGACGACGACGCCGACGCCCATCGTCACCAGGTACGACAGCGGATAGTCCCCGGACCCCGCCTGTCCGGCGAGCAGCAGCACGAACACGGCGGCGACCGCGAGGATGTCGCGACCGGCTCCGAGGTGTCGGATGCCGCCGAGAAGCACACCGACACCGACGACCGCGGCCAGGGGGATGACGGGCGGGATGTCGAAGAACTCGGTCGCGCCGAGCGCCGCGACGCCCAAACCGATCCCGAGCGCGAGACCCAGGAGGGTCTGGCCCCCGGTGCGGGCTGTGGCGGCCACCGTCGGGTACATGACCACGAGCACGCCGAAGGGGGCGTAATAGGAGTACTCGTTGCTCACGAAGGGAAGGAGGGGGACGAGCAGCCACGCGATCGCGGCGGCGGCCGCGGTCTTGGCCGCCAGCAGTACGCGGTGGCGGTTCAGCGACGTCTGGCGCCAGTCGCGGAGGTTCTCTCTCATCCGGGTCACGGCATCAGTCTCACGTGTGGAGCGCTGTTCGGGTCAACCCCCTCCCCATGGCCGTCGTCGGTCGGCTAGCGCGAAGGCTAGGCCGTCGGGATGGTGGCCACGGGCCGCGGGAACACCGCGCGGACGAACGCCCACGCGAGCCCAGCGCCCACCAGCTGCGCACCGATGAAGGGGAGGACGGAGGTCGGTGCGATGCCGGCGAAGGTGTCGGAGAAAGCCCGGCCGACCGTGATGGCGGGGTTCGCGAAGCTCGTCGACGAGTTGAAGAAGTAGGCGGCGCCGATGTAGGCGCCCACGGCCGGGGCGGCGAGGTGCGAGCGCCCCGTGCGCACGAGACCGAAGATCACCGTGAGGAGGCCGGCCGTCGCAACGACCTCCGCGAACAGCGTCGGCCAACTCGCCCGGTCGGTCGTCGCCCACGACACGGCGGGAAGGCCGAACATGAGGTTCGCCACGACGGCGCCCGTGATGCATCCGAGAATCTGGACCGGAAGGTAGGTCGCAACGCTCTGCCCCGGCCGCCCGTGGAGCAGCGCGTCGACGAGCGTCACCACCGGGTTGAAATGGGCGCCGGAGACGGGGGCGAAGACGGCGATGAGCACCCCGAGTCCGAGTGCCGTGGCGAAGGCGTTCTCGAACAGCTGCAGGCCCACGTCCCCCGGGGAGAGGGTCTGCGCGGCGATCCCCGACCCGATGACGACGGCGGCGAGTCCGGCGCTGCCGGCGAACTCGCCCGTGAGGGAGCGGATGGTCTCGATCCGGCGCGAGGAGGTCATATATAGACCATAATCTATGGATCGATCCATGACGGACCCGTGAAGCACCTGGACGACGCCCGCGGCGGGGCGGACAATGCGAGTATGAGCCGCCTCCAGCCGGAATCGGAGTACGAAGCGCTCGTCTACGTGCTCGAGCGGCTGTCCGAGACGTACCCGTTCGTCGGCGAGGATCGGCTGCGCGAGATCGCGGCCGACGAGCTCGCGCAGCTCGACGGCGCCCGCGTGCGCGCGTTCATCCCCGTGCTGGTCGAACGCCGTGTCAAGGAGCGGCTCGCGACAGAGCCCGTCGACGCGGCCTGATCGCTACGCTGGCCGCGTGGACCCCGTCGCCGCCACACTGATCATCCTCGCCCTCGCGGTCGTCGCGTTCGTGAGCAACCGCGTGCCGATCGCCGTCATCGCGGTGGGAGTCTCCCTGCTGCTGTTCTTCAGCGGCGTGCTCACCCTGCCGGAGGCGGTCGCCGGATTCGGCGACCCGACCGTGCTCTTCATCGCGGGGCTCTTCGTCGTGAGCGAGGCGCTCGACGCCACCGGGGTCACGGCCTGGGCGGGCAAGCAGGTGATCACGCGCGCGGGCACGGGCCGAGCTCGGCTCCTCCTCGCGATCGGCGCCGTCGTCGCGATCGCGTCGGCGCTCATCAGCATCAACGGCGCCGTCGCGGCCCTCGTGCCTCTCGTGGTCGTCGTCGCCGCCCGCGCGGGGCTGCCGCCCTCGCAGCTGCTCATGCCGCTGGCCTTCATGGCGAGTGCGGGGTCGCTCCTCGCCCTCACCGGAACGCCGGTGAACATCATCGTCTCCGACATCGCCGCCGAGAACGGCGGACGCGCCTTCGGATTCTTCGAGTT carries:
- a CDS encoding cation:proton antiporter; translation: MLAVAVIGALTFVLSALSVKLQRTGVPPLLIALACGALLGPFAAGVVQPTAWGLGSTEVLESVARVVLAVSLLGVALRFPRGYWRANLRWIVASIAVGMVVMFAVATGAVLLLGIPLLSAMLIAAAITPTDPVVTTPIVTGTVAEERIPKRVRLNLSSESGLNDGLAYLILMLPLLLVTTGGAEAWREWLTTTLLWEVAVPVVVGFGLGWAAGWLLDTVIARGWSNSTSYLGYALALALAILAGLRVIETDAVLGVFVAGAAFGNRLTDDLRAELGREIDELGRVLILPLFAVIGALLPFDRWAAEGWALPIVLVLALIARRIAGMWLTRPIYARLHSRTETAFMSWFGPVGVSALLYACLAERRTGDDLVLPAVLLAIALSVVIHGLSTRPAGEWLRRRERMG
- a CDS encoding manganese catalase family protein, encoding MFFHKQELQFAATPDKPDAIFARRLQEVLGGQYGEITVAMQYGFQAVNCHLPGKYRDLLYGIGAEEMGHVEMLAVMIAQLLEKAPVSQSEEAVASDPTLAAVVGGMDVQSAIVAGAGVRPVDSNGNPWQGSYITASGNLLADFTANANAEMQGRTQVARIYHMTDDSGVRDMLSFLLARDTMHQNQWIAAAAELREEGVEDLPVPSNFPLSKEAREHAYTYYNFSDGQAAAEGSWASGPTPDGKGEFRYEDGPGTSVPMPPPTTPDPRYYGTDAKPGFIDKAEGVVRDALS
- a CDS encoding FUSC family protein, with amino-acid sequence MTRMRENLRDWRQTSLNRHRVLLAAKTAAAAAIAWLLVPLLPFVSNEYSYYAPFGVLVVMYPTVAATARTGGQTLLGLALGIGLGVAALGATEFFDIPPVIPLAAVVGVGVLLGGIRHLGAGRDILAVAAVFVLLLAGQAGSGDYPLSYLVTMGVGVVVGLVVNLVVVPPLYFEWASGKLTDLREAAAAFLDTLADHVREPDAAQVDAALSHLDAMTEEVRREVAEAEDSARANPRGRRHLAEQQENARRLRSMDLTVAATRDLAEVVSGRHPATLREMDDEVQRLFADAIRASATLTKTPIDDDGLDDRVRDAKDALERYLGALPSTTVSTSTMAQRIEPAIFLRRLVDASTLFMDDTRA
- a CDS encoding aquaporin, encoding MTSSRRIETIRSLTGEFAGSAGLAAVVIGSGIAAQTLSPGDVGLQLFENAFATALGLGVLIAVFAPVSGAHFNPVVTLVDALLHGRPGQSVATYLPVQILGCITGAVVANLMFGLPAVSWATTDRASWPTLFAEVVATAGLLTVIFGLVRTGRSHLAAPAVGAYIGAAYFFNSSTSFANPAITVGRAFSDTFAGIAPTSVLPFIGAQLVGAGLAWAFVRAVFPRPVATIPTA
- a CDS encoding three-helix bundle dimerization domain-containing protein, with product MSRLQPESEYEALVYVLERLSETYPFVGEDRLREIAADELAQLDGARVRAFIPVLVERRVKERLATEPVDAA